In Chitinispirillales bacterium ANBcel5, a genomic segment contains:
- a CDS encoding HD domain-containing phosphohydrolase, whose translation MRGTRVVRYNIEELNDEMVLGESIFLPSGELLLAAGYKLKERYRQRLKQLGYSDVLIEVAGTEQVQPESTVSESSQREMNNSVSTSTKELASAITKFRQKSNQRVKEIIKENRQYLAKYIMTSSMAKALEQFIDEIMSQSSIVLNLSAIQQTQPELLNHVLNVTITSLCIGKKYRLSYEEMKQLGVGAINYDLGLIALNQELLEKKRNNKELTAEELKQYRQHTIYGYLMLTQNPLIPSTSVAVALQHHEQQNGGGFPQHLKGDNRPPIKDFSRQNMIHRFAEIVAVADTYDMLLTGRYNAGKKMDAKNAIKEVICMGGHALNSDIVKTLVSIIPLFPVGARVRIADAPTAQLTGYVGVVAKDNIENMERPQIILYETKNHQKIKPILIDTSKYKGFTLELIT comes from the coding sequence ATGAGAGGAACGAGAGTGGTACGTTATAATATCGAGGAATTGAATGATGAGATGGTGCTGGGTGAATCGATATTCCTCCCATCAGGAGAGTTGTTACTTGCAGCAGGTTATAAACTGAAGGAAAGATATCGCCAACGACTGAAACAACTTGGATACAGTGATGTATTGATAGAAGTAGCGGGTACAGAGCAGGTACAACCCGAAAGTACTGTTTCAGAGAGCTCTCAACGTGAGATGAACAACTCTGTATCAACCTCAACAAAGGAGCTTGCCAGTGCAATCACCAAGTTCAGGCAAAAGAGCAATCAGCGGGTAAAAGAGATCATTAAGGAAAATCGTCAGTATCTTGCCAAATATATTATGACCTCCTCTATGGCCAAAGCACTGGAGCAGTTTATCGATGAGATCATGAGTCAGTCATCAATTGTGCTGAACCTTTCGGCTATTCAGCAAACACAACCCGAGCTTTTAAATCATGTGCTGAATGTAACCATTACCTCTCTTTGTATCGGGAAGAAATATCGTTTATCCTATGAAGAGATGAAGCAGCTTGGTGTAGGGGCAATTAACTATGATCTTGGGCTTATAGCGCTCAACCAGGAGCTTCTTGAGAAAAAAAGAAACAATAAAGAACTCACCGCCGAGGAGTTAAAACAGTACAGGCAACATACAATTTATGGCTATCTGATGCTCACTCAGAATCCACTGATACCATCAACCAGTGTAGCGGTTGCGCTTCAGCACCATGAGCAGCAAAATGGCGGGGGATTTCCACAACATCTTAAAGGAGACAACCGTCCGCCAATAAAAGACTTTTCCAGGCAGAATATGATCCACCGGTTCGCTGAAATTGTGGCTGTAGCCGACACCTATGACATGCTTCTGACCGGCAGGTACAATGCAGGGAAAAAGATGGATGCAAAGAATGCTATAAAAGAGGTCATTTGTATGGGAGGGCACGCACTTAACTCTGATATAGTAAAAACGTTGGTTTCCATAATTCCACTGTTCCCGGTGGGGGCTCGTGTAAGAATCGCTGATGCTCCCACGGCGCAGTTAACCGGGTATGTAGGAGTTGTTGCCAAAGATAATATTGAGAATATGGAACGGCCTCAGATAATACTATACGAAACAAAGAATCATCAGAAAATAAAACCAATACTGATAGACACTTCAAAGTACAAAGGGTTTACTCTTGAACTGATCACCTGA
- the trpS gene encoding tryptophan--tRNA ligase encodes MRILSGIKPSGSIHIGNYLGMIKPMVQSQSRGELFCFIANLHSLTTMFDGKMMAQYTHDAILDLVALGIDTEKSIFWVQSDVPEVAELTWYLSNVTPVGLLERCHAYKDAVSKNIPANSGLFSYPVLMAADILMYQSNLVPVGRDQKQHIEVTRDIAIKFNGTYGEVFTLPEPEIREEIAIIPGTDGQKMSKSYGNTIEIFAKEKQIRKKIMGIVTDTTPVEAPKDPDNSTIYQLYKMFASPDQALEMEKKFRAGGYGYGDAKKELFGAVWEHFRPFREKREELENNKDYIDQIRKQGAMKAREVAQVTIDKVRGLIGVS; translated from the coding sequence ATGCGCATTCTTTCAGGAATTAAACCTTCAGGATCTATACATATCGGTAATTATTTGGGGATGATTAAGCCTATGGTTCAATCCCAGTCCAGAGGTGAGCTTTTCTGCTTTATCGCAAACCTTCACAGTCTCACAACAATGTTTGATGGTAAAATGATGGCTCAGTATACCCATGATGCCATACTCGATCTTGTTGCACTTGGAATTGATACAGAGAAGTCGATCTTTTGGGTTCAGTCAGATGTGCCGGAAGTTGCAGAGCTTACCTGGTATCTGAGCAATGTAACCCCTGTGGGGCTTCTGGAACGATGCCATGCCTACAAGGATGCTGTTTCTAAAAACATCCCGGCAAATAGCGGCCTTTTCTCCTATCCGGTTCTTATGGCCGCAGATATTCTTATGTATCAGTCCAACCTTGTGCCCGTAGGCCGTGATCAGAAACAACACATTGAAGTGACCCGTGATATTGCAATCAAATTCAACGGTACCTATGGAGAGGTGTTTACACTGCCCGAGCCCGAGATACGGGAGGAGATTGCCATAATACCGGGAACTGATGGACAGAAGATGTCTAAATCATATGGCAATACTATCGAAATATTTGCCAAAGAAAAACAGATCAGAAAAAAAATCATGGGAATTGTTACCGACACGACTCCGGTTGAAGCACCAAAGGATCCGGATAACAGCACTATCTATCAACTTTACAAAATGTTTGCATCACCAGACCAGGCTCTGGAAATGGAAAAAAAGTTTCGCGCAGGTGGTTACGGCTATGGTGATGCAAAAAAGGAGCTCTTTGGGGCTGTTTGGGAGCACTTTCGCCCATTCAGAGAAAAACGGGAAGAGCTTGAAAACAATAAAGACTACATCGATCAAATCAGAAAACAAGGTGCGATGAAAGCCCGTGAAGTGGCCCAGGTAACAATCGATAAGGTAAGAGGCCTGATTGGTGTCAGTTAA
- a CDS encoding tRNA-dihydrouridine synthase family protein has translation MNNSPILIQEFKAASLNVAPPLFLAPLAGVTHSAFRRLIADFGGYGALFTEMLSATALKGEDLHGSPYTKRRASEGKVVYQLRINAEEPLELIIPRLKTIQADAIDINLGCPAPAIKRRKSGCALFEDTKDLHSLLANCRQLWDGPLSVKCRLGDGKDGWEKRFEEKLRIFEECKIDAITVHPRFSNEKLKRNARWHLFPWITALTHIPVIANGDICSPKDVKTLLGESGCKAVMIGRMAVIRPWIFAQISGLKCNVDHHQVWDTYCDYTLEDFPAEKAIGRIKQFCYYFSRNFLFGHQFYSAVQSSSNLDTLFSRANAFLSNTPQLCASPSLSTT, from the coding sequence ATGAATAACTCCCCCATTCTAATTCAGGAATTTAAAGCAGCCTCTTTGAATGTCGCTCCCCCTCTTTTTCTTGCTCCACTGGCAGGAGTTACTCATAGTGCATTTCGCAGGCTGATAGCTGATTTTGGTGGCTACGGAGCACTTTTTACAGAGATGCTCTCGGCCACAGCGCTTAAGGGAGAGGATCTGCACGGCTCCCCCTACACTAAACGCAGAGCTTCGGAAGGCAAAGTAGTATACCAGCTTCGCATTAATGCCGAAGAACCACTGGAGTTGATTATACCCAGATTAAAAACAATCCAGGCCGACGCAATCGATATTAATCTTGGCTGTCCGGCCCCGGCGATAAAAAGGAGAAAATCGGGATGTGCGCTCTTTGAAGACACCAAAGATCTTCATTCTCTGCTCGCTAACTGTCGACAACTGTGGGATGGACCATTGAGCGTTAAGTGCAGGCTGGGGGATGGAAAGGATGGCTGGGAGAAGCGCTTTGAAGAAAAGCTGAGGATCTTTGAAGAGTGTAAGATCGATGCAATCACTGTCCACCCACGCTTCTCCAACGAAAAGCTTAAGCGTAATGCACGGTGGCATCTATTCCCCTGGATTACTGCTTTAACCCATATACCGGTAATAGCAAATGGTGATATCTGTAGCCCCAAAGACGTTAAAACACTGCTGGGGGAATCGGGCTGCAAAGCAGTAATGATCGGAAGAATGGCGGTTATACGACCCTGGATTTTCGCCCAGATCAGTGGGCTTAAATGCAACGTAGACCATCATCAGGTCTGGGACACCTACTGCGATTACACCCTGGAGGACTTCCCTGCCGAAAAAGCCATTGGAAGGATAAAGCAATTTTGTTACTACTTTTCCCGAAACTTCCTGTTTGGGCACCAGTTTTACAGTGCCGTTCAATCTTCTTCGAATCTCGACACACTGTTTTCACGGGCAAACGCATTTCTCTCAAACACTCCTCAACTGTGCGCCTCTCCCTCACTAAGCACTACCTGA